The Paenibacillus sp. BIC5C1 DNA segment TGGAGAAACCGTAATTCAGCAGCGGAAGATTGACCAGATGAAGCTCTCGGCTTATTTCGATGACCGGATCTACATTCGGCAACATAAGAACATCGAAGCCCTTGAAGGTATTCTCTCTACTGGACCGTTTGAGCGTCGTGCGACTTGGATGATTGGAAACTCACTGCGTACAGACATTATGCCAGCAGTGACGGCCGGCATCCATAGCATATATATCAAACAGCCGAACGAATGGCAATACAATATGGTAGAGCTTCAACCTAATCCCGAGACATCGATGTATACCATTACTGCCCTGGAAGAGGTACCGAAGGTCATCCATGAAAATATACAACAACAGCAGCAACAAAAAAGGACCCTTGGATAGGGTCCTTTTCTTATTGGTGTAATTATCCTTTAAATGGAGGCTCGTATATCAGGCTTCACGTTCTTCTTACCACGGTTTGGAACAAATAAGCTTATGCTTCCTGCCTTTCCGCAGAAAGTTTGCCTGTTGCCTTATCTTGCAAAATAATACGCGCCTTCACCGTACTTCCGTCTTTTCGTTTAAAAGCGAGTACCTGGGTACTGCCCTTTTCAATCAACGCTTTTAACATCGTACTTGTAATTTTTTTGCCGACGTACTCTTTCCAAATGACAAACCCGCAGCCTTCCTTGAAACGTGTGCAGCCATAACCCTTCTTGCCTTCAATAATCTGACCGCTACAACCCGGTGACGGACAGGATGCCAACGTTTCACGAATAGCAGGCTGGCCCGAATTCGAAGATTGCTTTTGCGCCGCTGTCGCATTCGCAGCACTGGCCGTTCTGGATGAAGCTCCCGACGTTTGATGCGAAGTCTTCGAACCTGCACTGGTACCCGAGCCAGTACCTGATGTCTTGGCAGAAGTTGTTCTGGTGCTGGTTTTCTGGGTTTTGGCTCCCTTGTTTTTACCCCGCCCCCCACGTGTATCTTCCCCAAAAGCATCCGCTGGTGCCGGTGCCTGCACACGTACTTTATCAATAATGGACATCGTAAATTTTTTGACGTTCTCCATGAATTTGTCCTGACCCGCTTCACCTTTGGAAATTTGGTACAATCTTCTTTCCCACTGGCCTGTCATTTCAGGCGAGGTCAACAGGTCAACGCCTGCCTTACGGATCAACTCGATGGCTGTCCGACCCTTCAACGTCAGTTGCATCTTTTTGCCCTGCATCGTAATGTAACCCACGTTTTTGAGTCGTTCAATCGTTGCCGCACGAGTCGCCGGTGTACCCAGTCCACTGTCTTTCATTGCATCACGCAGCTCTTCATTTTCGATCTGTTTCCCTGCACTCTCCATTGCTTTTAGCAACGTTCCCTCAGTAAAACTCTTGGGAGGCTGTGTCGCCTTCTCCTTGAATTCACTCTTGGTACATTGAACAGGCAATTCAGGTTGAACAGCAAATGCCTTGTCTGTCCATTCCTCTGCTTCCTCTTCTTCGTTGCTATTTTTCTTTGTCTTTTTCTTGCCTGTCTGCTCCTGATCTGAAGATCCCAGCACCACCTTCCACCCCAGTGACAGCAGTTCTTTCACAGATGTCTTGAACTGGTGCTTCTCAACGTCAGTGAGCACGGTATGCTGTTTATACTCTGCTGGCGGATAGAAATGCGATAAGAAACGTCTTACGATCAGATCATAGATATTCTGTTCATCCTTAGATAACGTACCCGGTCGTTTCAATGTAGGTAAAATCGCATGGTGATCCTCAACTCTGGACGGGTTACATACACCCTTATTACCTTTATGAACAAGTTCGGGTTTCGCTCCTTGCGCCAGTTCACTATAGGGTCCATTTTTAAGCAGATTCAGCGTTTTGTGCATACCTTCAATATTCTGTTCCGTAACATAGTTTGAATTGGTCCGTGGATAAGAGATCACCTTATGTTTCTCGTAAAGCGCCTGTGCAATATCCAACGTTTTCTTCGCCCCATATCCATACTTGGCATTTGCTTCACGTTGCAATAGGGTCAAATCATACAACCGATATGGATACTCCTTGGTCTGTTTTGCTTCATACTTGGTAATCTGTCCTGTCTTCCCCTTCACGCTGGTAGCAATCGATTCAGCAACGACCGGGTCTGTCAGCTTGTCCCCTTGACGTAAACCTCTGTACTCCACTCCTTCTTGACGAAACCATGCGGCTACTTCATAAAAGGTTTGGGACTGGAACGCTTCAATCTCGATTTCCCGATCATAGATCAAGGCCAATACAGGAGTCTGCACCCTGCCTACAGATAGCAAGGCATTGTGCCGGGTAGTGAAAGCCCGGGACGCATTCATGCCAATTAGC contains these protein-coding regions:
- a CDS encoding DNA topoisomerase 3; translation: MKTLVIAEKPDMGRTIAAVIEPRAKNNRNYLEGEHYIITWAIGHLLGLAEPDAYDSKYKRWNIGDLPIIPDQFKIVPNPRTKDQLKMIGELAKRASAIVNACDAGREGQYIFALIQQQLKLRQPVKRLWISDLTAESIKRGFDGLKDASEFENLTHAARARSEADWLIGMNASRAFTTRHNALLSVGRVQTPVLALIYDREIEIEAFQSQTFYEVAAWFRQEGVEYRGLRQGDKLTDPVVAESIATSVKGKTGQITKYEAKQTKEYPYRLYDLTLLQREANAKYGYGAKKTLDIAQALYEKHKVISYPRTNSNYVTEQNIEGMHKTLNLLKNGPYSELAQGAKPELVHKGNKGVCNPSRVEDHHAILPTLKRPGTLSKDEQNIYDLIVRRFLSHFYPPAEYKQHTVLTDVEKHQFKTSVKELLSLGWKVVLGSSDQEQTGKKKTKKNSNEEEEAEEWTDKAFAVQPELPVQCTKSEFKEKATQPPKSFTEGTLLKAMESAGKQIENEELRDAMKDSGLGTPATRAATIERLKNVGYITMQGKKMQLTLKGRTAIELIRKAGVDLLTSPEMTGQWERRLYQISKGEAGQDKFMENVKKFTMSIIDKVRVQAPAPADAFGEDTRGGRGKNKGAKTQKTSTRTTSAKTSGTGSGTSAGSKTSHQTSGASSRTASAANATAAQKQSSNSGQPAIRETLASCPSPGCSGQIIEGKKGYGCTRFKEGCGFVIWKEYVGKKITSTMLKALIEKGSTQVLAFKRKDGSTVKARIILQDKATGKLSAERQEA